In the Bacillota bacterium genome, one interval contains:
- a CDS encoding PBP1A family penicillin-binding protein, which yields MAEKKRPLDFNKTETSIRKKGSSLGFGSVLKIFLTLMIVLLIIAGGAAAAVVVNYVNEAPPFDLSRLATVETSYIYDRDGREITALHEEQNRIVVSLNEIPEHVRNAFIAIEDERFYSHFGFDIIGSIRAAMVNLRAGSIVQGASTISQQLAQNAFLSTETTYQRKIQEIWLAIQLERSFGKEEILEMYLNRIYFGNGAYGVEAAAQTYFGKSVQELNLPEAAMLAGAVRSPNYYNPIDGEAEAESRMQLILSSMHRLNFISSAEYENALRQELFYSEPPDREYPYPHFVDYVVHHELIRILSDVPGIGSREEAYRAIYTGGLRIFTTLDPELQSHVEEVLGRTELYPTTAYYSMPAVREAVAALPPGRDLSRTQLQELVDEEGGIPQPQAAIVVADPTTGQIRALGGGREYSKKTDEVLRFAALRQPGSAIKPIITYAPAFEEGTLAGAGSTLDDSPFTGPQGWQPKNFDNRFRGMISAREALYFSYNVPAVRAFQQLGPRVGVSYAQRMGISTIDPSEIDNLALTLGGFTYGVSAIDMAQAYSVLANEGIKVDLYTIEKIEDRHGAVLYENRINPQQVLSPQAAFLVNDILQDFVRLYLGRALQIDRPVAAKTGTTENWKDVYLVAYTPNLVASFWMGFDEPKMGGIQQGWRYSTAFLREVFLDAFQTLEVREFIRPSGIVRLEVCSVSGLRPTELCRAADSVRYDYFIEKHAPRLTCDFHLIPELDPDELDDEIEEPEDPVDEEPDPGEDPPDDGGEPPDDDEVPPTPPGDDNGTEPPPGDESNGQGGPGETDPGNWWENFLVFIWRANNLFNFL from the coding sequence ATGGCAGAAAAGAAACGCCCTTTGGATTTTAATAAAACAGAAACTTCTATACGAAAAAAAGGATCCAGCCTTGGTTTTGGGTCGGTCCTGAAAATATTCTTAACATTAATGATTGTGTTACTGATCATTGCCGGAGGAGCTGCAGCTGCAGTCGTGGTTAACTATGTTAACGAAGCACCTCCCTTTGATCTATCCCGACTGGCAACAGTGGAAACATCATATATTTATGACCGCGATGGAAGAGAGATTACTGCCCTTCATGAGGAACAGAACCGTATTGTGGTCAGTCTTAATGAAATACCGGAACATGTCCGGAATGCTTTTATTGCTATTGAAGATGAACGATTCTACAGCCACTTCGGTTTTGATATCATTGGGAGCATCAGGGCTGCAATGGTAAATCTCAGAGCCGGGAGTATAGTTCAGGGAGCCAGCACTATATCACAGCAGCTTGCCCAAAACGCTTTTTTAAGTACGGAAACTACATATCAACGAAAAATACAGGAGATCTGGCTGGCTATTCAACTGGAACGCAGTTTCGGTAAAGAAGAGATCCTGGAGATGTATCTTAATCGTATTTATTTCGGTAACGGTGCGTACGGCGTTGAAGCCGCTGCACAGACCTATTTCGGGAAAAGTGTACAGGAGTTAAACCTGCCTGAGGCAGCAATGCTGGCCGGTGCGGTTCGTTCACCCAATTACTACAACCCCATCGATGGTGAAGCTGAAGCTGAATCAAGAATGCAGCTTATTTTATCAAGCATGCACAGGCTTAACTTTATTTCATCAGCAGAATATGAAAATGCATTAAGGCAGGAGCTGTTTTACAGTGAACCTCCCGATCGTGAATATCCGTATCCGCATTTTGTCGACTATGTTGTTCATCATGAGTTAATTCGTATCCTGAGTGACGTTCCCGGTATCGGTTCCCGTGAAGAAGCCTATCGGGCTATATATACAGGGGGGCTGCGTATTTTTACAACATTGGATCCTGAACTGCAGTCTCATGTTGAGGAAGTGTTGGGCAGAACGGAATTATATCCTACCACTGCCTATTACAGTATGCCGGCAGTTAGAGAAGCTGTGGCTGCTCTCCCTCCCGGACGCGATCTTAGCCGGACTCAACTTCAGGAACTTGTCGATGAGGAAGGTGGTATACCCCAACCACAGGCAGCAATAGTTGTTGCCGATCCGACTACCGGTCAGATAAGAGCCCTTGGCGGAGGCAGGGAATACAGCAAGAAAACCGATGAAGTATTGAGGTTTGCTGCTCTGCGCCAGCCTGGATCGGCAATAAAACCGATTATCACTTACGCTCCGGCCTTTGAAGAAGGTACTCTTGCCGGTGCCGGTTCAACCCTTGATGATTCCCCCTTTACCGGTCCACAGGGCTGGCAGCCCAAAAACTTCGATAACCGGTTCAGGGGAATGATATCAGCCCGGGAGGCTCTTTATTTTTCTTATAATGTTCCGGCAGTTCGCGCATTTCAACAGCTGGGACCCCGGGTGGGAGTCAGCTATGCCCAGCGGATGGGCATATCAACTATTGACCCTTCCGAGATTGATAACCTGGCCCTCACGCTTGGTGGTTTTACCTACGGTGTGAGCGCTATCGATATGGCCCAGGCTTACAGTGTTTTAGCCAATGAAGGGATCAAGGTTGATCTGTATACCATAGAGAAAATTGAAGATCGCCATGGCGCTGTGCTGTACGAAAACAGAATCAATCCACAGCAGGTGCTCAGTCCCCAGGCAGCTTTCCTGGTCAACGATATTTTACAGGATTTTGTCCGTCTATACCTGGGCAGGGCTTTACAGATTGACCGTCCTGTAGCGGCAAAAACAGGAACAACTGAAAACTGGAAAGATGTTTACCTCGTAGCCTACACGCCAAACCTGGTTGCTTCATTCTGGATGGGATTTGATGAACCGAAAATGGGAGGCATTCAACAGGGTTGGCGCTATTCCACGGCGTTTTTAAGGGAGGTATTTCTCGATGCTTTTCAGACGCTGGAGGTAAGAGAATTTATCCGGCCATCGGGAATTGTCCGTTTGGAAGTGTGCTCGGTTTCCGGACTCCGGCCTACCGAACTTTGCCGGGCAGCTGACAGTGTGAGGTACGACTATTTCATTGAAAAACATGCACCCCGGTTAACCTGTGATTTTCACCTCATCCCTGAGCTTGATCCCGATGAACTGGATGATGAGATTGAGGAACCCGAGGATCCGGTAGATGAAGAACCTGATCCCGGAGAGGATCCACCGGATGACGGCGGAGAGCCTCCGGATGACGATGAAGTTCCGCCGACCCCTCCCGGGGATGATAACGGAACCGAACCACCGCCTGGTGATGAGTCAAACGGACAGGGTGGTCCGGGAGAAACCGACCCGGGTAACTGGTGGGAAAATTTTCTGGTGTTTATCTGGCGGGCAAACAACCTTTTTAATTTCCTCTAG
- a CDS encoding dihydrodipicolinate synthase family protein, with translation MISGIYAPVTTPFDTAGNIYWEKMADNMHWYSESPLEGLVAAGTNGEAALLDVNEKTKLYSFIREKLTPGKKLIVGTGCESTRETIKLNREAYKCGADAVLVLNPSYFKNNLDEDTLANHYQIVADSSPLPVILYNMPRNTNLNLSSKLVIKLAEHPNIIGIKDSSGNLTQIGEIIKNCRHDFAVFAGSASFLLPALIMGAKGGTLALANIMPRQCCEIYRLYKSGNIEQARKIQLSLLKINNAVTARWGAAGLKAALDLIGLYGGPPRLPLLPLSEPSITTLGRIMAELGLCSQTDPRGN, from the coding sequence ATGATCTCCGGAATCTATGCTCCGGTTACGACTCCTTTTGATACCGCAGGCAATATTTACTGGGAAAAAATGGCTGACAATATGCATTGGTATTCAGAAAGCCCTCTTGAAGGCTTAGTCGCTGCGGGGACAAATGGAGAAGCCGCACTTCTCGATGTTAATGAAAAAACTAAATTATATTCATTTATCAGGGAAAAACTAACTCCGGGGAAAAAGTTGATCGTGGGAACAGGTTGTGAGTCAACCAGGGAAACTATTAAATTGAATAGGGAAGCATATAAATGCGGAGCTGATGCAGTACTGGTTTTAAATCCCAGCTATTTTAAGAACAACCTTGATGAAGATACACTGGCAAACCATTACCAGATAGTTGCAGATAGTTCTCCTTTACCGGTGATATTATATAACATGCCCCGCAATACCAACCTGAACCTAAGTTCAAAGCTGGTGATCAAACTTGCTGAACACCCCAATATTATCGGCATAAAGGATAGTTCGGGCAATTTAACCCAGATTGGAGAAATTATCAAAAACTGCAGGCATGATTTCGCAGTTTTTGCCGGTTCAGCAAGCTTTCTTTTGCCTGCTCTTATCATGGGAGCAAAAGGGGGTACTCTTGCCCTGGCTAATATTATGCCCCGCCAGTGTTGTGAAATATACCGCTTATATAAGTCCGGAAATATTGAGCAGGCCAGAAAGATACAGTTATCGCTGCTGAAAATAAATAATGCGGTAACTGCCCGCTGGGGTGCAGCCGGCTTAAAAGCAGCGCTCGATCTGATCGGACTTTATGGTGGCCCCCCGCGCCTTCCCCTGCTTCCCCTTAGTGAACCTTCAATAACAACTTTGGGAAGAATCATGGCTGAACTGGGTTTATGCAGCCAAACTGACCCTAGAGGAAATTAA
- a CDS encoding nitroreductase family protein, translated as MRYDQRACRYIYLDAGHIGQNAALAAVSCGLGSCQVGAFFDDEVNLIIDVDGVNETAVYMAAIGEII; from the coding sequence ATCAGATATGATCAGCGCGCTTGCCGTTATATCTATCTTGATGCGGGGCATATCGGCCAAAATGCTGCCCTGGCTGCAGTCTCCTGCGGGCTTGGTTCATGCCAGGTAGGGGCATTCTTTGACGATGAAGTAAACCTTATAATCGATGTTGACGGTGTCAACGAAACTGCAGTTTATATGGCAGCCATCGGAGAAATAATATAA
- a CDS encoding Rid family detoxifying hydrolase, which yields MEKKCIDIEGISKAGPYSHAVEVGEMLFLSGTVPVDPKTGEAVRGDIKRATARVLENIKMILEGAGSSLDNVVKAGVFLTDMADFSDMNEVYKTYFTSEQPARTCVAVKQLPGNFEVEMDIIAIK from the coding sequence ATGGAGAAAAAATGTATTGATATTGAAGGAATCAGTAAGGCCGGCCCCTATTCGCATGCTGTTGAAGTGGGGGAGATGCTGTTTCTTTCCGGCACTGTACCGGTTGATCCAAAAACCGGGGAAGCTGTCCGGGGTGACATTAAACGAGCAACGGCAAGAGTTCTCGAAAACATCAAGATGATTCTCGAAGGTGCCGGCAGCAGTCTTGATAATGTGGTCAAAGCGGGTGTTTTTTTAACAGATATGGCTGATTTCTCTGATATGAATGAAGTTTACAAAACCTACTTCACGTCTGAACAACCTGCCAGGACCTGTGTTGCTGTTAAGCAGCTTCCAGGAAACTTTGAAGTCGAGATGGATATCATTGCAATCAAATAA
- a CDS encoding 4-hydroxyphenylacetate 3-hydroxylase N-terminal domain-containing protein: protein MTIKSAEEYRERMYRLNKNIFMGGECIGRDDHRLKPGLDLIADSFEKANDPSLKSLITAESHLTGEKIHRLCHIHQSSDDLLKKQELTRQLCRKAGGCIQRCMGIDALNAISVVTKDCDDAFGTEYYPRFVEFMKYFQANDLVGNCAQSDVKGDRSKRPFEQSDPDLYLRVIEKKKEGIVVRGCKAHNSNAPFSDEIVAVPTRLMTDKDADWAVAFSMPADTPGIKQVVRITTPRERKQIKTKNFFGLADSMTVFDDVLVPWERVFLCGETYFASILAMLFATYHRHSYTGCKPAMTDLILGASALAAEYNGVGDASHVKDKLSELIATGELVYAAGIAASVKSTPANSGTHIPNIIYTNVGRYHAGVKLYHEYEILADLAGGLPATLPYEDEFFADETRDLMEKYIKRKDGVSAEDQHRLFRTLSDMLCSAHSGVAQVGGLHGGGSPIMEKIAIRNNYDIDSCIRLFKMHCGIDS, encoded by the coding sequence ATGACCATAAAAAGTGCAGAAGAATATAGGGAAAGAATGTACAGGTTGAATAAAAATATTTTCATGGGTGGAGAATGCATAGGCCGTGACGATCACCGGTTAAAGCCAGGTCTGGATTTGATCGCCGACAGTTTTGAGAAAGCAAATGATCCTTCCCTGAAAAGTTTAATAACAGCTGAGTCACACTTGACCGGGGAAAAGATCCACCGCCTGTGCCATATCCACCAGAGTTCAGATGACCTTTTGAAAAAACAGGAGCTCACCAGGCAGTTATGCCGGAAAGCGGGGGGATGCATTCAGCGCTGCATGGGCATTGATGCCCTGAATGCCATATCGGTCGTTACAAAAGATTGCGATGATGCCTTTGGAACAGAATATTATCCCCGTTTTGTCGAATTTATGAAGTATTTTCAAGCCAATGATCTTGTTGGCAATTGCGCTCAATCTGATGTGAAAGGTGATAGATCCAAACGTCCTTTTGAGCAAAGCGACCCGGATCTCTATTTGCGGGTTATTGAAAAGAAAAAAGAAGGGATAGTTGTCCGGGGCTGTAAGGCACATAACTCGAATGCTCCTTTTTCGGATGAAATCGTAGCTGTTCCAACCCGCCTTATGACGGATAAAGATGCTGACTGGGCAGTAGCCTTTTCAATGCCGGCTGATACTCCCGGTATAAAACAGGTAGTCAGGATTACCACCCCCAGGGAGCGAAAGCAGATCAAAACTAAAAATTTCTTTGGCCTTGCCGATTCAATGACTGTATTTGACGACGTCCTTGTCCCATGGGAAAGGGTATTCCTCTGCGGCGAAACATATTTTGCCAGCATACTGGCCATGCTCTTTGCAACCTACCACCGCCACAGCTATACAGGGTGTAAACCGGCAATGACTGACCTCATCCTTGGAGCATCAGCATTGGCCGCGGAATATAACGGCGTGGGTGATGCCTCACATGTTAAAGATAAACTCTCAGAACTGATTGCTACCGGAGAACTTGTTTATGCAGCCGGTATAGCTGCCTCGGTTAAATCAACTCCGGCCAACTCGGGAACCCACATCCCCAATATCATATATACTAATGTTGGGCGCTACCATGCCGGTGTAAAACTCTACCACGAATATGAAATTCTGGCTGACCTTGCCGGAGGCTTGCCGGCAACCCTGCCGTACGAAGATGAATTCTTTGCTGATGAGACTAGAGATCTGATGGAGAAATATATCAAGCGCAAAGATGGAGTATCTGCAGAAGATCAGCATCGACTGTTCCGCACCCTTTCCGACATGCTCTGCAGTGCCCATTCAGGTGTGGCCCAGGTCGGTGGTCTGCATGGTGGAGGTTCGCCGATTATGGAAAAGATTGCAATCCGTAATAATTATGATATTGATTCCTGCATCCGCCTGTTTAAAATGCACTGCGGAATAGACTCCTGA
- a CDS encoding MBL fold metallo-hydrolase, whose protein sequence is MEMLSDENKFGLIDRVEITVLMDDYAGFDSAMIAVHGASYLVEVTAGKHTKTILFDTGQSTDSLLHNMALLKKDIKAIDYIILSHCHYDHTGGLLGTLQAIGKKSLPIVAHPDIFRQSIALDPCLRSIGFYPGHNRSALEAAGGELILTTDPLKIMPGILTTGEITRRVEFENQPTLSTYTLNEGQLVPDLLTDDLSMVLLFNDSIAVLTGCSHAGIISIIQTAVNITGVDRIKAVIGGFHLLSADAPKIKTTVEKMKEINPAEIFTGHCSGLKAEAALQNSFGSRFHKLSTGLEIKL, encoded by the coding sequence ATGGAGATGCTGTCTGATGAAAATAAATTTGGTTTAATCGACAGGGTTGAAATAACAGTTTTGATGGACGATTACGCCGGATTTGACAGCGCCATGATTGCTGTCCATGGCGCTTCATACCTGGTCGAAGTAACAGCCGGCAAACACACAAAAACCATCCTGTTTGATACCGGACAGTCAACCGATTCCTTACTGCATAATATGGCGCTGCTGAAGAAAGATATAAAAGCCATCGATTATATCATACTCTCTCACTGTCACTATGATCATACAGGCGGGCTGCTTGGAACTCTGCAGGCAATTGGTAAAAAAAGTTTGCCCATAGTAGCTCACCCGGATATTTTCAGGCAATCTATTGCTCTTGATCCATGTTTGCGGTCCATCGGGTTCTACCCCGGTCATAACAGAAGTGCCTTGGAAGCTGCGGGTGGTGAACTTATCCTTACAACTGATCCACTTAAAATAATGCCCGGGATTCTTACAACGGGAGAAATTACCAGGCGTGTTGAGTTTGAGAATCAGCCTACCCTGTCAACCTACACATTAAATGAAGGCCAGTTAGTTCCCGATCTTTTAACAGATGATCTTTCCATGGTCTTATTATTTAACGACAGCATCGCGGTGCTCACCGGTTGTTCACATGCCGGAATCATCAGCATAATTCAGACTGCCGTAAATATTACCGGTGTAGATCGGATTAAAGCTGTTATCGGTGGCTTTCATCTTCTTAGTGCGGATGCACCGAAAATTAAAACAACGGTGGAAAAAATGAAAGAGATCAATCCAGCTGAAATATTTACAGGACACTGCAGTGGACTTAAAGCGGAAGCTGCACTGCAGAATAGTTTTGGCAGTCGTTTTCATAAACTAAGTACCGGTCTTGAGATCAAACTATAG
- a CDS encoding cysteine desulfurase-like protein, with amino-acid sequence MNYDVNYVRNQFPALALKVNGYPAAYLDGPGGTQVPQRVIDAVVNYLVKCNANSGGFFKTSMESDNIINNARAALADFLGSDPDEIAFGQNTTNLMYQLAFALGRNPGKRKEIIITEIDHEANRGPWLALEEKGFVVREVKINPENCTLDMEDYRSKLSENTLVAAFNYASNGVGTVSDVKEMVRLAHEAGALAVVDAVHYALHGPIDVKDLGVDFLLCSAYKFFGPHLGVLYGRRDQFEKLPAYKLRVQYDKIPCKIETGTLNHEGIAGAAEAVEFIADLGNKFGSILNPEPAELSAKQNNRREMVIAGMKVMEQYEQPLAGKLINNLSQVNGVKVYGPPQGHPRTSTVSFSLKGLTAEKIAKDLGEKGIFVWDGHFYAIRLVERLGLIPLGGLVRIGLSPYNTEGEIDRLVDEVYKMAKGSS; translated from the coding sequence ATGAATTATGATGTAAATTATGTGCGAAACCAGTTTCCAGCCTTAGCCCTTAAAGTTAATGGCTATCCGGCAGCATATCTCGATGGACCGGGAGGCACACAGGTACCCCAGAGAGTAATCGATGCTGTGGTTAATTATCTCGTAAAATGCAATGCCAACTCCGGAGGTTTTTTCAAAACCAGCATGGAAAGCGATAATATTATCAATAATGCCAGAGCAGCTTTGGCTGATTTTCTGGGGTCGGATCCCGATGAGATTGCCTTCGGGCAAAATACAACTAACCTGATGTACCAACTGGCTTTTGCCCTGGGCAGAAATCCGGGTAAAAGAAAGGAAATTATTATTACTGAAATTGATCATGAAGCAAACCGCGGGCCTTGGTTAGCTTTGGAAGAGAAAGGTTTTGTGGTCAGGGAGGTTAAGATTAATCCTGAAAACTGCACGCTTGATATGGAAGATTATCGTTCTAAATTATCGGAGAACACCCTGGTTGCTGCATTCAATTATGCATCAAACGGTGTGGGTACTGTCAGCGATGTTAAAGAAATGGTCAGGTTGGCTCATGAAGCTGGAGCACTGGCCGTGGTTGATGCAGTCCACTATGCCCTGCATGGTCCGATCGATGTGAAAGATTTAGGTGTAGATTTTCTGCTTTGCTCGGCATATAAGTTCTTTGGGCCGCACCTGGGAGTTCTCTACGGCAGGCGTGACCAGTTTGAGAAGCTCCCTGCATATAAACTGAGGGTTCAGTATGATAAAATTCCCTGCAAAATTGAAACGGGGACCTTAAACCATGAAGGGATTGCCGGGGCAGCGGAAGCAGTGGAGTTCATAGCTGATCTAGGCAATAAATTTGGTTCAATTCTGAATCCAGAACCTGCGGAGCTTTCTGCTAAGCAGAATAATCGCAGAGAAATGGTTATCGCCGGCATGAAAGTTATGGAACAATACGAACAGCCTTTAGCCGGAAAATTGATCAATAATTTGTCGCAGGTAAATGGAGTCAAGGTATATGGACCACCTCAGGGTCACCCTCGAACTTCGACTGTATCTTTTTCTTTAAAAGGTTTAACTGCAGAAAAAATAGCAAAAGATTTAGGCGAAAAAGGGATATTTGTCTGGGATGGTCATTTTTATGCTATCCGGTTGGTTGAAAGACTCGGCCTCATACCCCTTGGCGGTTTGGTCAGGATTGGTCTTTCACCTTACAATACTGAAGGTGAAATTGACCGCCTGGTAGACGAGGTGTATAAAATGGCAAAAGGTAGCTCCTGA
- a CDS encoding NGG1p interacting factor NIF3, whose amino-acid sequence MKICDIYEYVVKKGIEKDPREPAGVTAALEKARKKYEDLKEAEKKEFDLESLTNPYSDTRILCGDPDAEVKRMMVGVDIEVGEVLLADRLAGKDKQIDLIMAHHPEGKALADLHYVMHLQEDILARFGVPINVAESILSSRISEVKRGLMPVNHNRAIDAAKILGIAMMCAHTVADNQVTAFLQTMFDREKPDTLIDVLKLLKEVPEYAEAVKSSVGPNIILGAKERRAGKVLVDMTGGTSGSEDAYAKLSQAGIGTIVGMHMSDKHRKQAEENHINVVIAGHIASDSLGMNLLLDGLEKQGIDIIPCSGLIRHSRN is encoded by the coding sequence TTGAAGATTTGCGATATTTATGAATATGTTGTAAAAAAAGGAATCGAAAAAGATCCCAGGGAACCTGCAGGAGTAACTGCAGCCCTGGAAAAGGCAAGAAAAAAATATGAAGATCTGAAGGAAGCTGAAAAAAAGGAATTTGATCTTGAATCGCTTACCAATCCGTACAGCGATACGAGAATTCTTTGTGGAGATCCGGATGCAGAGGTAAAAAGAATGATGGTTGGAGTTGATATAGAGGTTGGTGAAGTCCTTCTGGCAGATCGACTGGCCGGGAAAGATAAACAAATAGACTTGATAATGGCTCATCATCCTGAAGGTAAAGCACTGGCAGATCTCCATTATGTTATGCACCTGCAGGAAGACATTCTGGCTCGTTTTGGTGTCCCTATAAACGTTGCAGAATCAATTCTGTCATCACGAATCAGTGAAGTGAAAAGAGGTTTAATGCCGGTCAACCATAACCGGGCAATTGATGCTGCTAAAATTCTGGGGATTGCCATGATGTGTGCTCATACAGTTGCCGATAACCAGGTAACAGCTTTTTTACAGACCATGTTTGATCGGGAAAAACCTGATACTTTGATCGATGTTTTGAAGCTGCTGAAAGAAGTTCCCGAATATGCCGAAGCTGTAAAAAGCAGTGTAGGTCCGAATATTATCTTAGGCGCCAAGGAGAGACGGGCCGGTAAGGTTCTGGTTGATATGACCGGTGGGACCAGTGGGTCGGAAGATGCCTATGCCAAGCTGTCCCAGGCCGGGATAGGAACAATTGTAGGTATGCACATGAGTGATAAACACCGTAAGCAGGCAGAAGAGAATCATATAAATGTTGTTATCGCTGGTCATATTGCCAGTGATTCACTGGGTATGAACCTTTTACTCGATGGACTGGAGAAGCAGGGCATTGATATTATACCCTGCTCAGGGTTAATCAGGCACAGCAGGAATTAA
- a CDS encoding acetate--CoA ligase family protein yields the protein MQKIFYPESIVIIGLSSKPTNIPRLTLENLLRWGYRGRIFGVNARSEDIHVDGIRMFKNIEDLPEIPDLAYCMIPAPLIPDMMERCGKFGIRRMAIPSGGFSEFSEEGKALADKLVSISRNYGIRFVGPNSVTVANTDNGLCLPFVALHKAPKGEMSIISQSGGVALTMLNYLFDEKIGLAKFASIGNKLDLDEVDFLEYYGKDPQTKVICLYLESINRGRKLIETAAGIDKPIIVYKANTTRAGKEAAMSHTAALSSDEAIIDSAFEEAGIIRIDNFLDFIEVTKAFHLPPMKGKRIMVMSPAGGFAVLGADLCEKAGFTFADMGREFYDSLKQFSNAGVINFSNPLDMGDIYDPKLTAYVLYSVMHSDQVDGSIYISQRPQMPQGDNIFQKMFLTDLSKEAWGSILSAGKPLGVCLFGPTRMIQQTKRYVEFPIFNSPEEMITALAIQMKYYERKKLLAEQKNAAAPEKIDHIAAKRWMQDKQGDYGEEALELLASYGIKTTVSRTAISAAEAVLTAKEVGLPVVMKVISPDALHKSDVGGVLLNLSDNEEVAEGFENIRSNLQSFKKNAHFGGVRIQPMAPEGYDMFIGGKQDPSFGPVIFFGMGGIFIEVFKDTANMICPAEPDNIRKKLKNLKSFQVLQGTRGKAAGDIESFIDLVVRVSMLLADFPGIRELDINPVRVFSEGKGSLALDARVRIAIQ from the coding sequence CCTGATCTGGCCTACTGCATGATCCCCGCCCCCTTGATTCCGGATATGATGGAACGCTGCGGCAAGTTCGGTATCAGGCGGATGGCTATTCCATCAGGCGGCTTTTCAGAGTTCAGTGAAGAGGGGAAAGCTTTAGCAGATAAACTGGTTTCTATCTCCCGTAATTACGGGATACGCTTTGTAGGGCCTAACAGCGTGACTGTTGCCAATACTGATAACGGGCTCTGCCTGCCATTCGTAGCGCTGCATAAAGCTCCAAAGGGGGAAATGTCGATCATTTCACAGAGCGGTGGCGTGGCATTAACAATGCTGAACTATCTGTTTGATGAAAAGATCGGCCTGGCAAAATTCGCCAGCATCGGAAATAAACTCGACCTTGATGAAGTTGACTTTCTCGAGTATTACGGCAAAGATCCCCAGACTAAGGTTATTTGCCTCTACCTTGAAAGCATCAATCGGGGCAGGAAATTAATTGAAACTGCCGCCGGCATAGATAAACCGATTATTGTTTACAAGGCTAATACGACCCGAGCAGGCAAAGAAGCAGCTATGAGCCATACTGCTGCCTTAAGCAGTGATGAGGCAATAATCGATTCTGCTTTCGAAGAAGCCGGGATAATCCGCATTGATAATTTCCTCGACTTTATTGAAGTAACCAAAGCATTTCATCTGCCGCCGATGAAGGGAAAACGGATCATGGTTATGAGTCCGGCCGGTGGATTTGCAGTTCTGGGCGCTGACTTATGCGAAAAAGCCGGTTTTACATTCGCCGATATGGGCCGGGAGTTCTATGACAGCCTTAAACAGTTCAGCAATGCAGGAGTTATTAACTTTTCCAATCCTCTGGATATGGGTGACATTTATGATCCTAAATTAACCGCATATGTACTTTATTCAGTTATGCATTCCGACCAGGTTGACGGTTCAATTTACATCAGCCAGAGACCTCAGATGCCACAGGGTGATAATATATTCCAGAAAATGTTCCTCACCGACCTTTCCAAAGAAGCCTGGGGTTCTATCCTTTCTGCAGGGAAACCTCTCGGAGTCTGCCTTTTCGGCCCTACCCGTATGATTCAGCAGACAAAACGATATGTTGAGTTCCCTATCTTCAACAGTCCTGAAGAGATGATCACCGCCCTGGCAATCCAGATGAAATATTATGAGCGGAAAAAGCTTTTAGCAGAACAAAAAAATGCTGCTGCACCGGAAAAGATAGATCATATTGCTGCTAAACGCTGGATGCAGGATAAGCAGGGAGATTACGGTGAAGAAGCTTTGGAACTTCTGGCTTCATATGGTATTAAGACGACAGTATCCAGAACAGCGATATCAGCCGCTGAAGCTGTTCTCACCGCAAAAGAAGTTGGACTTCCCGTTGTAATGAAGGTAATCTCACCTGATGCTCTTCATAAGTCTGATGTGGGAGGAGTATTGCTCAACCTCTCCGATAATGAAGAAGTTGCCGAAGGGTTTGAAAATATCCGCAGTAATCTTCAGTCTTTCAAGAAGAATGCTCATTTCGGAGGAGTGAGGATTCAACCAATGGCACCCGAAGGCTATGATATGTTCATCGGTGGCAAACAGGACCCTTCATTCGGACCCGTGATATTTTTCGGAATGGGCGGAATTTTTATCGAGGTTTTTAAGGATACAGCGAATATGATCTGTCCTGCTGAACCCGATAATATCAGGAAAAAACTAAAGAACCTGAAGTCATTCCAGGTTCTTCAAGGTACTCGCGGCAAAGCTGCGGGCGATATTGAATCATTCATCGATCTGGTAGTCAGGGTATCAATGCTGCTCGCCGATTTCCCCGGCATCAGAGAGCTGGATATTAATCCGGTCCGGGTATTTTCTGAAGGGAAGGGATCATTAGCTCTCGATGCCAGGGTCCGGATCGCCATACAATAA